A genomic segment from Triticum dicoccoides isolate Atlit2015 ecotype Zavitan chromosome 1A, WEW_v2.0, whole genome shotgun sequence encodes:
- the LOC119357427 gene encoding glycosyltransferase-like At2g41451 yields the protein MPAPAQAPSAAAGGAAWRHLLLLLTALPLALALLAFALQWRGGGVEDAGSRWPARLAVPAPSRLQSLHSSAASCVEVLAASAAPAFPYLRGWSFHFDAPDTHHPKVCVQTSTSAGLDQILPWLFYHKVVGVAHFLLFVEGKAAKPSVAGVLESIPGVKVVYRTKELEEQQARSRIWDETWLSGFFYKPCNYELFVKQSLNMEMAIVMARESGMDWIMHLDTDELLYPGGASEYSIRRLLADVPEDVDMVIFPNYESSVERDDIKDPFSEVSMFKKNYDHLPKDTYFGMYKEATRGNPNYFITYGNGKSAARIQDHLRPNGAHRWHNYAKSPNEIKLEEAAVLHYTYTKFSDLTSRRDRCGCKPTKEDVKRCFMLDFDRAAFIIASTASEEDMLRWYNERVVWNDKQLNLKLLRKGVLTRIYAPMAIVQGLRESGVFTSVIAAAVDNAKVRLKESVDRNSTDPDHEDGPRTFVAANARKILNVVEPAPAYRDGGGASAAVPPLSPPGLDDARGEGLARW from the exons ATGCCGGCGCCGGCGCAggctccgtccgccgccgccggcggcgcggcgtggcgccacctgctcctcctcctcaccgcccTCCCTCTCGCGCTCGCCCTCCTCGCGTTCGCCCTccagtggcgcggcggcggcgtggaggACGCCGGCTCCCGCTGGCCCGCTCGCCTGGCCGTGCCGGCCCCGTCGAGGCTGCAGTCCCTCCACTCCTCCGCCGCATCCTGCGTCGAGGtgctcgccgcctccgccgcccccgcCTTCCCCTACCTCCGCGGCTGGTCCTTCCACTTCGACGCGCCGGACACCCACCACCCCAAG GTGTGCGTGCAGACGAGCACCTCCGCCGGCCTGGACCAGATCCTGCCGTGGCTCTTCTACCACAAGGTCGTCGGCGTCGCGCACTTTTTGCTCTTCGTCGAGGGAAAGGCCGCCAAGCCCAGCGTCGCCGGCGTCCTCGAGTCCATCCCC GGGGTGAAGGTGGTGTACAGAACCAAGGAACTTGAGGAGCAGCAGGCCCGGAG CCGCATCTGGGACGAAACCTGGCTATCAGGATTCTTCTACAAACCCTGCAACTACGAACTGTTTGTGAAACAATCGCTCAACATGGAAATGGCTATCGTAATGGCCCGG GAATCTGGCATGGACTGGATAATGCATCTAGACACCGATGAGTTGCTATATCCCGGTGGAGCTTCCGAGTATTCCATCAGACGCCTGTTAGCCGACGTCCCCGAGGATGTTGACATGGTTATCTTTCCTAACTAT GAAAGCAGTGTCGAGCGTGATGATATAAAAGATCCATTCAGTGAG GTGTCTATGTTCAAGAAGAATTATGATCATCTCCCCAAAGATACTTACTTTGGCATGTACAAGGAAGCAACAAGAGGCAATCCTAACTATTTCATTACTTATGGGAATGGAAAATCTGCTGCGCGAATTCAAGATCATCTCCGGCCAAATGGTGCACACAGATGGCATAACTACGCAAAGAGCCCAAA TGAGATCAAGCTGGAAGAGGCTGCAGTTCTGCactatacatacaccaaattttcagACTTAACATCTAGACGTGATCGCTGTGGATGCAAGCCTACAAAAGAAGATGTTAAAAGATGTTTCATGTTGGATTTTGACAGAGCA GCTTTTATAATTGCATCAACTGCTAGTGAAGAGGATATGCTTCGCTG GTACAACGAACGTGTCGTGTGGAACGATAAGCAGCTCAATCTGAAGCTTCTGCGAAAAGGAGTGTTAACTCGCATCTATGCCCCAATG GCGATCGTGCAAGGCCTGCGGGAGTCTGGCGTCTTCACCTCTGTCATTGCAGCAGCCGTGGACAATGCTAAAGTTCGACTGAAGGAAAGCGTTGACAGAAACAGCACCGATCCTGACCATGAAGATGGACCTAGGACATTCGTCGCAGCTAACGCTCGGAAGATCTTGAACGTCGTCGAGCCCGCCCCTGCCTACAGGGATGGCGGCGGTGCATCCGCCGCTGTTCCCCCTTTGTCGCCCCCGGGTTTGGATGACGCACGAGGGGAGGGGCTGGCTAGGTGGTGA